From a single Candidatus Chlorobium masyuteum genomic region:
- the hisB gene encoding imidazoleglycerol-phosphate dehydratase HisB translates to MPDSIKREARSATVKRTTKETDISVTVTLDGTGTSSISTGVVFLDHMLTNFSRHSGFDLAIQCKGDIDVDDHHSVEDIGIVLGSAINEALGDKRGIQRYGWAIIPMDEALARCALDLGGRSFCVFHAEFSRPVIQGLSTEMVHHFFLSLSESLKANIHISILEGQNTHHKIEAIFKSFAYAMKTATTITGSAIPSTKGSI, encoded by the coding sequence ATGCCTGATTCAATAAAGAGAGAAGCCCGCTCGGCTACGGTCAAGAGAACAACCAAAGAGACCGACATTTCGGTAACCGTGACGCTGGACGGTACCGGCACAAGCTCCATCAGCACGGGAGTGGTGTTCCTCGACCATATGCTGACCAACTTCAGCCGCCACTCGGGATTTGACCTTGCAATCCAGTGCAAGGGCGACATTGATGTTGATGATCATCACAGTGTTGAAGATATCGGTATTGTGCTTGGCAGTGCCATCAATGAGGCGCTTGGCGACAAGCGGGGCATACAGCGCTATGGCTGGGCAATCATTCCCATGGATGAGGCGCTCGCCCGTTGTGCGCTTGACCTCGGAGGACGAAGCTTCTGTGTGTTCCACGCAGAGTTCAGCCGCCCGGTGATCCAGGGGCTCTCAACCGAGATGGTGCACCACTTCTTTCTCTCGCTCTCGGAGAGCCTGAAGGCCAATATTCACATCTCGATCCTTGAGGGGCAGAACACCCATCACAAGATCGAAGCGATCTTCAAGTCCTTCGCCTATGCGATGAAAACTGCAACAACTATCACCGGGAGCGCCATACCCTCAACCAAAGGCAGCATTTAA
- a CDS encoding cell division protein ZapA, giving the protein MEKIDVHVYGDNYPLRVERRDLTEKAARDVDGIMRLFAEKAPTFEPVKLAVLSAISFAEKKIELEEEIASLKQKIADLNVFMEQNLQ; this is encoded by the coding sequence ATGGAAAAAATTGATGTACATGTTTATGGTGACAACTATCCTTTAAGGGTTGAGCGGCGGGATCTGACGGAAAAGGCGGCCCGGGATGTAGACGGGATCATGCGACTTTTTGCCGAAAAAGCCCCGACGTTTGAACCGGTCAAACTTGCTGTTCTTTCGGCTATTTCATTTGCCGAAAAAAAGATCGAACTTGAGGAGGAGATAGCGTCGCTGAAGCAGAAAATTGCCGATCTGAATGTTTTTATGGAACAAAATCTGCAATAA
- the secG gene encoding preprotein translocase subunit SecG: MHVFIVVVALLAAILLIGVILLQSPKSGSGLTGGMASMGTVQTLGVRRTGDFLSKMTAILAGLVMAICFIAQFTLPGKESDRAPVKSVLQQSLPAAPAAPAPATPAAPTLPVAPLAPIK; encoded by the coding sequence ATGCATGTTTTCATTGTGGTTGTCGCTTTACTCGCAGCGATCCTTCTGATCGGTGTGATTCTGCTGCAGAGCCCGAAGAGCGGCAGTGGCCTTACCGGTGGAATGGCAAGCATGGGAACCGTGCAGACGCTCGGTGTCCGGCGTACCGGAGATTTTTTAAGCAAGATGACCGCTATTCTTGCGGGCTTGGTTATGGCTATCTGTTTTATTGCCCAGTTCACCCTTCCGGGCAAAGAGTCCGACAGGGCTCCGGTTAAAAGTGTTCTTCAGCAAAGTTTGCCAGCAGCTCCCGCAGCTCCGGCCCCTGCGACTCCCGCAGCGCCAACCCTGCCGGTTGCTCCTTTGGCACCGATAAAATAA
- a CDS encoding DUF2905 family protein, whose product MIAGAVTIVVGLFMIASGKTGITGWFNWFGSLPLDMKIEKENFRLHFPLGSSILISILLSLIVYFFNKFIR is encoded by the coding sequence GTGATTGCAGGGGCCGTCACAATAGTTGTCGGACTCTTCATGATTGCATCAGGAAAAACAGGCATCACAGGGTGGTTCAACTGGTTCGGATCGCTTCCGCTCGACATGAAAATCGAGAAGGAGAACTTCCGCCTTCACTTTCCGTTGGGCAGCTCAATTTTGATTTCGATACTGCTCAGCCTGATCGTCTATTTTTTCAACAAATTTATCCGTTAA
- the rny gene encoding ribonuclease Y — protein MGIVINLFLIVSASVVFFAAGFFIGRFFLESIGTTKVLEAEERAVQIVQEAQKEANEYKELKVSEVNQEWKKKRREFDQEVVIKNNKYNQLQKQMQQKEAQLKKQLQDVRDMERKLQDQRKEIDQTTESVNLRSTDLDRIILEQNQRLESISNLQSEEARQMLIDNMVSKAREEATETIHQIHAEAEQNAGRLAEKTLLTAIQRISFEQATENALSVVHIQSDELKGRIIGREGRNIKAFENATGVDIIVDDTPEVVILSCFDPLRRELAKLTLQKLLVDGIIHPVAIEKAYADAKKEIDDVIMSAGEEALSSLQIPDMPAEIVSLIGHMKFYTVYGQNLLLHSREVAMLAGLMAAELKLDARQAKRAGLLHDIGLVLPESDQPHAISGMTFLKKFNESATVLNAVGAHHGDVDKETPIAELVDAANVISLARPGARGAVTADGNVKRLESLEEIAKGFPGVLKTYALQAGREIRVIVEGDNVSDSQADVLAHDIAHKIESEAQYPGQIKVSIVREKRSIAYAK, from the coding sequence ATGGGTATAGTTATAAACCTGTTTTTAATTGTCAGTGCTTCAGTGGTTTTTTTTGCGGCAGGTTTTTTTATCGGACGTTTTTTTCTTGAAAGTATCGGAACAACCAAGGTGCTTGAAGCCGAGGAACGTGCCGTGCAGATAGTGCAGGAAGCCCAGAAAGAGGCCAACGAATACAAGGAACTCAAGGTCAGCGAAGTAAACCAGGAGTGGAAGAAGAAACGGCGTGAGTTTGACCAGGAAGTGGTCATCAAGAACAACAAGTACAATCAGCTCCAGAAGCAGATGCAGCAGAAGGAGGCGCAACTTAAAAAGCAGCTTCAGGATGTTCGCGATATGGAGCGCAAACTGCAGGATCAGCGCAAGGAGATCGACCAGACCACGGAGTCGGTCAACCTTCGTTCGACGGACCTTGACCGCATTATTCTTGAGCAGAACCAGCGTCTTGAAAGCATCAGCAATCTTCAGTCCGAAGAGGCCCGCCAGATGCTTATCGACAATATGGTCTCCAAGGCCCGCGAGGAGGCTACCGAAACCATTCACCAGATTCATGCAGAGGCTGAACAGAATGCCGGTCGTCTTGCAGAAAAAACCCTGTTGACCGCCATTCAGCGGATATCCTTCGAGCAGGCTACCGAAAACGCACTCTCGGTTGTGCACATCCAGAGCGACGAGCTCAAAGGCCGGATTATCGGTCGTGAGGGACGCAACATCAAGGCTTTCGAGAATGCTACCGGTGTCGATATCATTGTTGACGATACTCCTGAAGTGGTTATTCTCTCCTGTTTCGACCCCCTGCGCCGCGAACTTGCCAAGCTGACTCTCCAGAAGCTGCTTGTTGACGGTATCATTCACCCGGTGGCTATCGAAAAAGCCTATGCTGATGCCAAAAAAGAGATTGACGATGTGATCATGAGTGCCGGTGAAGAGGCGCTCTCCTCGCTTCAGATTCCCGACATGCCTGCCGAGATTGTCTCTCTTATCGGTCACATGAAGTTTTACACGGTCTACGGCCAGAACCTTTTGCTCCACAGCCGTGAGGTTGCCATGCTTGCCGGTCTGATGGCTGCCGAGCTCAAGCTCGATGCCCGTCAGGCAAAACGTGCCGGACTTCTGCACGACATCGGTCTTGTTCTTCCCGAAAGCGATCAGCCGCATGCGATCAGCGGCATGACCTTCCTGAAAAAATTCAATGAGTCAGCAACCGTGCTCAATGCCGTTGGCGCTCACCATGGTGATGTCGACAAGGAGACGCCTATCGCCGAGCTCGTTGACGCAGCCAATGTTATTTCACTTGCCAGGCCCGGCGCCCGTGGTGCGGTCACTGCAGACGGCAACGTCAAGCGTCTTGAGAGCCTTGAGGAGATTGCCAAGGGATTCCCCGGTGTGCTCAAAACCTATGCGCTGCAGGCTGGACGCGAAATACGGGTTATCGTTGAAGGTGACAATGTAAGCGATTCACAGGCCGATGTGCTTGCCCACGATATCGCCCACAAAATCGAATCGGAAGCGCAGTATCCCGGTCAGATCAAGGTCTCCATTGTCCGCGAAAAACGCTCGATTGCCTACGCCAAGTAA
- a CDS encoding virulence RhuM family protein: MKKKEVIPAGGSFLLYSTSDGNATIEVRLENETVWLSQAAMAELFQTTKQNVSLHLKNVFKEGELDEGSVVKDYLTTATDGKTYQISSYNLEAIIAVGYRVRSSRGTQFRKWATQRLNEYLVKGFTMDDDRLKSGANIGSDYFDELLERIRDIRTSEKRFYQKIRDIYKLAIDYDPKSEETLDFFQIVQNKLHFAVSGKTAPELIAERADASKANMGLTSWKGENVRKIDVTIAKNYLNSEEMERLNRIVTMYLDYAEEQATRHRQVFMLDWREKLDAFLKFNEWDILHDAGTVTREVADALALEEYERYHQYRLSKEADDEALADDHKLKAIEAKVKKRAKQ; encoded by the coding sequence ATGAAGAAAAAAGAGGTTATCCCTGCTGGAGGCTCATTTTTGCTTTACAGTACCAGCGATGGAAACGCAACGATTGAAGTTCGTCTGGAAAACGAAACCGTTTGGCTAAGCCAGGCAGCTATGGCAGAGCTGTTTCAGACCACAAAGCAGAATGTCAGTCTGCATCTTAAAAACGTTTTTAAAGAAGGCGAACTGGATGAAGGTTCAGTTGTCAAGGATTACTTGACAACTGCCACTGACGGGAAAACCTATCAGATTAGCAGTTATAATCTTGAAGCAATCATTGCCGTTGGCTACCGGGTGCGCTCGTCTCGTGGGACCCAGTTTCGCAAGTGGGCAACGCAGCGATTGAACGAGTATCTGGTGAAAGGGTTCACCATGGATGACGACAGGCTGAAGTCTGGTGCCAACATTGGTTCCGATTATTTTGATGAGCTGCTTGAACGGATACGTGATATCCGTACCAGTGAAAAGCGCTTCTACCAGAAAATCAGGGATATCTACAAACTGGCAATAGACTACGATCCAAAATCTGAAGAGACACTTGATTTCTTTCAAATTGTTCAGAACAAGCTCCATTTTGCTGTTTCGGGTAAAACCGCTCCGGAGCTCATTGCAGAACGGGCAGATGCCTCCAAAGCTAACATGGGATTGACTTCCTGGAAAGGTGAGAACGTCAGAAAAATCGATGTTACTATTGCCAAAAATTATCTCAACAGCGAGGAGATGGAACGCCTGAACAGGATTGTTACCATGTATCTCGATTATGCTGAAGAGCAGGCAACTCGTCACCGGCAGGTATTCATGCTTGACTGGCGCGAAAAACTCGATGCGTTTCTGAAATTCAATGAATGGGATATTCTGCACGATGCAGGGACGGTTACTCGGGAAGTTGCCGACGCTTTGGCATTGGAAGAGTATGAGCGATATCATCAGTATCGACTTTCAAAAGAAGCTGATGATGAGGCATTGGCTGATGACCATAAATTGAAAGCAATAGAAGCAAAAGTGAAAAAGCGGGCCAAACAATGA